From the genome of Mycobacterium sp. 050128, one region includes:
- a CDS encoding mycofactocin-coupled SDR family oxidoreductase → MGRVTGKVAVISGAARGQGRSHARMLAAEGADIIAVDLCADIDTNEYPLARPEDLDETARLVEKEGQRAFTAIADVRDRVALSAAIDEGVAELGHLDIVVANAGICPLTAGLPPKAFADAVDVDLVGVLNLVHASLRHLQAGASIIVIGSNAAFMSSMNTTGIDGGPGGAGYAFAKLAAAHYVNDFARALAPFSIRMNAVHPTNVNTDMLHSPPMYRAFRPDLKEPTREDAEPIFPLVQAMPIPYVEPEDISEAVLFLASDAARYITGQQLRVDGGGFLKVKPWSGA, encoded by the coding sequence ATGGGCAGGGTAACGGGCAAGGTCGCCGTGATCAGCGGCGCCGCGCGGGGTCAGGGACGATCGCACGCGCGCATGCTGGCCGCCGAAGGCGCCGACATCATCGCGGTGGATCTGTGCGCGGACATCGACACGAACGAGTACCCGTTGGCCCGGCCGGAGGATTTGGACGAGACGGCGCGGCTGGTCGAAAAGGAGGGACAGCGCGCGTTCACGGCGATCGCCGACGTGCGCGACCGGGTGGCGCTGTCCGCCGCGATCGATGAGGGTGTCGCCGAACTCGGACACCTCGACATCGTGGTGGCCAACGCGGGCATCTGCCCGCTGACCGCGGGTCTGCCCCCGAAGGCGTTCGCCGATGCCGTGGACGTGGACCTGGTCGGCGTGCTCAATCTCGTCCACGCCAGCCTTAGACACCTACAGGCCGGCGCGTCGATCATCGTGATCGGTTCCAACGCGGCGTTCATGTCGTCGATGAACACCACCGGCATCGACGGCGGTCCCGGCGGTGCGGGCTATGCTTTCGCGAAACTCGCTGCGGCGCACTACGTTAACGACTTCGCACGGGCGCTGGCACCGTTCTCCATCCGGATGAACGCGGTACATCCGACCAACGTCAACACCGACATGTTGCACAGCCCGCCGATGTATCGCGCCTTCCGCCCCGACTTGAAAGAGCCGACCCGCGAGGACGCCGAACCGATTTTCCCGCTGGTCCAGGCGATGCCTATCCCCTACGTCGAACCCGAGGACATCAGCGAGGCGGTACTGTTCCTCGCCTCCGACGCCGCCCGCTACATCACCGGACAACAGTTGCGCGTCGACGGCGGCGGCTTCCTCAAGGTCAAGCCGTGGTCAGGCGCATGA
- a CDS encoding CaiB/BaiF CoA transferase family protein: MSGVLQGVRVVELASWTYVPSAGAALADWGADVIKVEGVAFGDPGRALVVGGFTREAARPDADFILELGNRGKRSIAIDIKSETGRELFGRLLATADVFLTNWLPGALDRARLTVDDIRAFNPKIIIARGTGLGVRGPDRDRGGFDAATYLARGGVAYTLTPFGTDTPAVQGPGFGDLQGGATLAGGVCAALFHRERTGEPTIVDSSLLAQAMWSIAPSICAADFFDIDGIPGAPPGLAINPLVNRYKTKDGRWIQLVFLQPDKFWAGFCERMGLAELATDERFVPSSNLIANAATATEIVAKTFAGHDLAHWQQVLASEPGVWGALATPRETLNDPQVEPNGYVVTNVDDYGEEYRIVAAPVQFNETPPLPARAPEHGQHTEEILLELGVEWDDIAKAKDLNSIL; this comes from the coding sequence ATGTCAGGCGTCCTTCAAGGGGTGCGAGTAGTCGAGTTGGCGTCCTGGACCTACGTCCCGTCGGCTGGGGCGGCGCTGGCGGACTGGGGCGCGGACGTCATCAAGGTGGAGGGTGTGGCGTTCGGCGATCCCGGCCGCGCCCTGGTCGTCGGCGGCTTCACCCGCGAAGCGGCCCGCCCCGACGCCGACTTCATCCTCGAGTTGGGCAACCGCGGCAAGCGCAGCATCGCGATCGACATCAAATCCGAGACGGGTCGCGAATTGTTCGGCCGCCTGTTGGCCACCGCGGATGTGTTCCTGACGAACTGGTTGCCGGGCGCACTGGATCGCGCCCGGCTTACCGTCGACGACATTCGCGCGTTCAACCCGAAGATCATCATTGCTCGCGGCACCGGCCTCGGGGTCCGCGGACCGGACCGCGATCGCGGCGGCTTCGATGCGGCCACCTACCTGGCCCGCGGCGGGGTGGCCTACACCCTGACCCCGTTCGGGACCGATACCCCGGCGGTCCAGGGCCCCGGCTTCGGTGACCTGCAGGGCGGGGCCACCCTGGCCGGTGGCGTGTGCGCGGCGCTGTTCCACCGGGAACGCACCGGCGAGCCGACGATCGTCGACTCCTCCCTATTGGCCCAGGCGATGTGGTCGATCGCGCCGTCAATCTGTGCCGCGGATTTCTTTGATATCGACGGCATTCCGGGGGCGCCCCCGGGATTGGCCATCAATCCGCTGGTGAACCGGTACAAGACCAAGGACGGTAGATGGATCCAGCTGGTCTTCCTGCAACCCGACAAATTCTGGGCCGGCTTCTGTGAGCGCATGGGACTTGCGGAGTTGGCCACCGACGAGCGCTTCGTACCGTCGAGCAATCTGATCGCGAATGCGGCCACGGCGACCGAGATCGTGGCGAAGACGTTTGCCGGCCACGACCTTGCCCACTGGCAGCAGGTGCTCGCAAGCGAACCAGGAGTGTGGGGTGCCCTCGCGACACCGCGGGAGACACTCAATGACCCGCAAGTCGAACCCAACGGCTACGTGGTGACAAACGTCGACGATTACGGCGAGGAATATCGAATCGTCGCCGCTCCGGTCCAATTCAACGAAACGCCACCACTTCCCGCGCGCGCTCCAGAACATGGACAGCACACCGAGGAGATATTGCTCGAACTCGGCGTCGAGTGGGACGACATCGCGAAGGCGAAGGACCTCAACTCGATCCTCTGA
- a CDS encoding wax ester/triacylglycerol synthase domain-containing protein, translated as MATFMRNSDAFTWAMETDPRLRSTVVSVVLLDRSPDWDGVRDRFDLISRKLPMFRQRVVASPPPAPPRWEYVRDFDLDYHIRRTVCPGGGTLDDVLEMARLAEMQDFDRARALWEVTLIDGLKDDGAAMICKFHHALTDGIGGVQIAMNLFNISEELYEHESLPPEPQGSSPSLLGDYRDSWRYDAELMGKALMGVVKTAPRLIVDGVRRPITTVRSAAATTASVYRTVRPIARTGSPLITERGLIRRLGVHEVPKSLLREAGHRCGGALNDAFVAGVAGGLRRYHEKHGVEIGDLHLSMPISLRTAADDMGGNRITLMRFDVPVSEADPAARIKAIHQRTGAVRDERSLPYTQLIAGALNLMPRWYIGSVLRHVDFVASDVPGVPVPVFLGGAAVRAQYAFGPTIGASVNVTLLTYVDTCAIGINVDTVAIPDYDVFYDAIVAGFDELASLAS; from the coding sequence ATGGCCACCTTCATGCGCAACAGCGACGCCTTCACCTGGGCGATGGAAACCGATCCGCGACTGCGATCGACCGTCGTCAGCGTCGTGTTGCTGGATCGATCCCCGGACTGGGATGGGGTGCGGGACCGATTCGACCTGATCAGCAGGAAACTACCGATGTTCCGGCAGCGCGTCGTGGCGTCGCCACCGCCGGCCCCACCCCGGTGGGAGTATGTCCGGGACTTCGACCTCGACTACCACATTCGCCGCACCGTCTGCCCCGGGGGCGGCACGCTCGATGACGTACTCGAGATGGCCCGACTGGCCGAGATGCAGGACTTCGACCGGGCGCGGGCGCTCTGGGAGGTGACGCTGATCGATGGCCTGAAAGACGATGGCGCGGCGATGATCTGCAAGTTCCACCATGCGCTCACCGATGGAATCGGGGGCGTGCAGATCGCGATGAACTTGTTCAACATTTCCGAAGAGCTCTATGAGCACGAGTCCTTACCGCCCGAGCCGCAGGGATCCAGCCCCTCACTGCTCGGGGATTACCGCGATTCCTGGCGCTACGACGCCGAGCTGATGGGTAAGGCGCTGATGGGTGTGGTCAAGACGGCCCCGCGCCTGATCGTCGACGGTGTTCGGCGGCCTATTACGACGGTCCGATCCGCGGCGGCCACCACGGCATCGGTGTACCGGACGGTGCGGCCGATAGCCCGGACCGGGTCACCGCTGATCACCGAACGTGGCCTGATCCGGCGTCTCGGCGTCCATGAGGTGCCGAAGTCGCTCCTAAGGGAAGCAGGGCACCGCTGCGGTGGCGCGCTCAACGATGCGTTTGTCGCGGGCGTGGCCGGTGGGTTACGCCGGTACCACGAGAAGCACGGCGTCGAGATCGGCGATCTGCACCTTTCGATGCCGATCAGTCTGCGCACAGCGGCCGACGACATGGGCGGAAACCGGATCACGCTGATGCGCTTCGACGTACCCGTGAGCGAGGCCGATCCGGCCGCACGAATCAAGGCGATACACCAGCGCACCGGCGCGGTGCGCGATGAAAGATCGCTGCCCTATACCCAGTTGATTGCCGGCGCGCTGAACCTGATGCCGCGGTGGTACATCGGTTCGGTACTACGCCACGTCGATTTCGTGGCCAGTGACGTGCCGGGAGTCCCGGTGCCGGTCTTCCTGGGCGGCGCGGCGGTACGCGCGCAATACGCGTTCGGCCCGACGATCGGCGCGTCGGTCAATGTCACGTTGCTGACCTACGTCGACACCTGCGCGATCGGCATCAACGTCGATACCGTCGCGATACCCGACTACGACGTGTTCTACGACGCTATCGTCGCGGGCTTTGACGAGTTAGCCTCGCTTGCAAGCTAA
- a CDS encoding lipoyl domain-containing protein, producing the protein MADFVIRIPRVSVAVSEAELTGLLVGAGEHVEAGTPIYVIATEKVEQEIEAGASGIVQWTGQVGTIYDIGAEIGVITS; encoded by the coding sequence ATGGCTGACTTCGTTATTCGTATCCCCCGTGTGTCGGTCGCGGTGTCCGAAGCCGAACTCACCGGGCTGCTGGTCGGCGCCGGCGAGCACGTCGAAGCGGGCACACCGATCTATGTGATCGCCACCGAGAAGGTGGAACAGGAGATCGAAGCGGGAGCATCCGGCATCGTCCAGTGGACGGGTCAGGTTGGGACCATCTACGACATCGGCGCCGAAATCGGTGTCATCACGTCATAA
- a CDS encoding thiamine pyrophosphate-dependent dehydrogenase E1 component subunit alpha, translating into MTHTEYSDLKRLYALMVLMKAADDRLSKGIGTGEFMCVYWPSRGQEAIAAAMGIALRPDDQLVTTYRGLHDLIGKGVPLEEIYGEMMGRTVGASRGKGGTMHIAKPEVGVMLSTGIVGAGPPVAVGLAMAAKRKGLDRVTVVSFGDGATNTGSFHEAANMAALWDLPLVFVCQNNQYAEMTPTRDTMKLEHVADRAAGYGMPGVRVDGNDPLAVKSALDEALRRARGGEGPTFIECVTFRFRGHYFGDRMPYIPKVQLAAAMAADPVPRFRRHLADAGIADEQELARIDTYALAAVEAALQTVMSAESPLADELDRDVYATPIKFPV; encoded by the coding sequence ATGACCCACACCGAATACTCCGACCTCAAACGCCTTTACGCGCTGATGGTGCTGATGAAGGCGGCCGACGACCGGCTGTCCAAGGGCATCGGCACCGGCGAGTTCATGTGCGTGTACTGGCCGTCGCGTGGCCAGGAGGCGATCGCCGCCGCGATGGGTATCGCGCTGCGGCCCGACGACCAGCTGGTGACCACCTACCGCGGGCTGCACGATCTGATCGGCAAAGGCGTCCCGCTCGAGGAGATCTACGGCGAGATGATGGGACGCACCGTCGGTGCCAGCCGCGGCAAGGGCGGAACCATGCACATCGCCAAACCCGAGGTGGGCGTGATGCTTTCGACCGGGATCGTCGGCGCCGGACCGCCAGTGGCGGTCGGGCTGGCGATGGCCGCCAAACGCAAGGGGCTCGATCGCGTGACCGTGGTCAGCTTCGGCGACGGCGCCACCAATACCGGGTCCTTTCACGAGGCGGCCAACATGGCTGCGCTCTGGGATCTGCCGCTGGTGTTCGTCTGCCAGAACAATCAGTACGCCGAAATGACGCCGACCCGCGACACCATGAAGCTCGAGCACGTCGCCGACCGGGCCGCCGGATACGGGATGCCCGGCGTTCGGGTCGACGGCAACGACCCGCTGGCGGTGAAGTCCGCGCTTGACGAGGCACTGCGGCGGGCGCGCGGCGGCGAAGGCCCCACCTTCATCGAGTGCGTGACATTCCGCTTCCGCGGTCACTATTTCGGCGATCGGATGCCCTACATCCCGAAGGTACAACTGGCAGCGGCGATGGCCGCCGATCCGGTGCCGCGCTTCCGCCGGCATCTCGCCGACGCCGGCATTGCCGACGAACAGGAGCTCGCGCGCATTGACACTTACGCGCTGGCCGCCGTCGAGGCGGCGCTGCAGACGGTGATGAGCGCGGAGTCCCCCTTGGCCGACGAGCTCGACCGTGACGTGTACGCAACTCCGATCAAGTTCCCGGTGTAA
- a CDS encoding acyl-CoA synthetase: MNIADHAIAVAQSPALIADGRTISFGELYERSQRVAAALHDAGLRRGDGVALVLPNRPEFFEITWGCQLSGLYYTAVNTHFTPDEVAYVIGDSDARAVFVDASMPEVAAHVRDVNTAADVHIGVGAELPGWARYEDALAAAGAAPPWSDGSEMLYSSGTTGRPKAVRRPLPADGNGSWAQSVLEMALTHKYGMDQSSVYLSPAPLYHAAGMNYTMAANRVGAASIIMKKFDPEAVLRLIEEHRVTHAQFVPTMFVRMLKLPEAVRRGYDVSSLRCVIHAAAPCPVNVKHQMMDWLGPIIHEYYGGTEGFAGTVIGPEEWLDHPGSVGIPMAPVHVVGDDGQELPIGQAGELYFEGGPEFEYFKDPAKTASVYNDRGWRSLGDMGYVDEDGYMYLTDRSTFMIVSGGVNIYPQEAENLLVMHPKLVDAAVFGVPNDEFGEEVKAVVQPVAGVETGPDLEAELIAYCRDHLAGYKCPRTVEFDPELPRDPNGKLYKRRIRERYWQGRASRIV; the protein is encoded by the coding sequence GTGAACATCGCCGATCACGCGATCGCGGTCGCACAGTCGCCGGCGTTGATTGCCGACGGCCGCACGATCTCGTTCGGCGAACTCTACGAGCGGAGCCAACGGGTCGCCGCGGCGCTGCACGACGCGGGGTTGCGCCGCGGCGATGGCGTGGCCCTGGTGTTGCCGAATCGACCGGAATTCTTCGAAATCACTTGGGGATGCCAACTTTCCGGGCTCTACTACACCGCCGTCAACACCCATTTCACGCCCGACGAGGTTGCGTACGTGATCGGCGACTCGGATGCCAGGGCGGTGTTCGTCGACGCGTCGATGCCCGAAGTCGCTGCCCACGTGCGCGATGTCAACACGGCGGCCGACGTCCACATCGGCGTTGGCGCAGAACTGCCCGGCTGGGCCCGCTACGAGGATGCTCTGGCAGCGGCGGGTGCCGCGCCACCGTGGTCGGACGGATCCGAGATGCTCTACTCGTCCGGCACCACCGGACGGCCCAAGGCGGTCCGCCGGCCGCTGCCGGCCGACGGCAACGGCTCCTGGGCGCAGTCGGTGCTCGAGATGGCACTGACCCACAAGTACGGCATGGACCAATCGAGTGTGTATTTGTCCCCGGCGCCGCTGTATCACGCGGCCGGCATGAACTACACGATGGCGGCCAACCGGGTGGGTGCGGCGTCGATCATCATGAAGAAGTTCGACCCCGAGGCGGTCTTGCGCCTGATCGAGGAGCACCGGGTGACGCACGCCCAGTTCGTTCCGACGATGTTCGTCCGGATGCTCAAACTGCCCGAGGCGGTGCGGCGCGGTTACGACGTCTCCAGCCTGCGCTGCGTCATCCATGCGGCCGCCCCGTGCCCGGTGAACGTCAAGCACCAGATGATGGACTGGCTCGGGCCGATCATCCACGAATACTACGGCGGCACTGAAGGATTCGCGGGGACCGTGATCGGTCCCGAGGAGTGGCTGGACCACCCCGGCTCGGTGGGCATCCCGATGGCCCCGGTGCATGTGGTCGGCGACGACGGACAAGAGCTTCCCATCGGTCAGGCTGGAGAGCTTTACTTCGAAGGTGGACCCGAATTCGAGTACTTCAAGGATCCCGCCAAGACCGCGTCGGTGTACAACGACCGCGGCTGGCGCTCCTTGGGGGACATGGGATACGTCGACGAGGACGGGTACATGTACCTGACCGATCGGTCGACGTTCATGATCGTCTCCGGCGGGGTGAACATCTACCCGCAGGAGGCGGAGAACCTCCTGGTCATGCATCCCAAACTGGTCGATGCCGCGGTCTTCGGCGTGCCCAACGACGAGTTCGGCGAAGAGGTCAAGGCCGTCGTGCAGCCCGTCGCCGGCGTCGAGACCGGGCCCGACCTGGAGGCCGAGCTGATCGCGTACTGCCGGGACCACCTGGCCGGCTACAAGTGCCCGCGCACAGTCGAATTCGACCCGGAATTGCCGCGCGATCCGAACGGAAAGCTGTACAAGAGGCGCATTCGCGAGCGTTACTGGCAGGGGCGGGCATCGCGGATCGTGTGA
- a CDS encoding enoyl-CoA hydratase-related protein codes for MDLNETRERIIYQKDGPIAKITLNWPEKANAQDQKLAEEVDAALLDADRDYDIKVLVLKANGKGFCSGHAIGNNAVDYPSFVENAMVTGHPWKAQSDLFVKPTLNLWEFSKPTIAQVHGYCVGGGTHMGLTTDIVIAADDAYFSYPPLQGFGMPSGECSIEPWVFMNWRRAAYYLFTAEVIDAKKALEVGLVNEVVKREDLDARVDAIARHIAQAPLTTLMLTKANLKRAWELMGMRVHWQSSNDLVALASISKDVQQLIQTVFKDKVLPSEHARRQAAAAAQTDGAAAT; via the coding sequence ATGGACCTCAACGAGACTCGCGAACGTATCATCTACCAGAAGGATGGTCCGATCGCGAAGATCACCCTCAACTGGCCGGAGAAGGCCAATGCGCAGGACCAGAAGCTGGCCGAAGAGGTCGATGCCGCACTGCTGGACGCCGACCGGGACTACGACATCAAGGTGCTGGTGCTCAAGGCCAACGGCAAGGGCTTCTGCTCCGGGCATGCGATCGGCAACAATGCCGTCGACTACCCGTCGTTCGTGGAGAACGCGATGGTGACGGGCCACCCGTGGAAGGCGCAGTCGGATCTGTTCGTCAAGCCGACGCTGAACCTCTGGGAGTTCTCCAAGCCCACCATCGCGCAGGTGCACGGCTATTGTGTCGGCGGCGGGACGCATATGGGCCTGACCACCGATATCGTCATCGCCGCCGACGACGCCTACTTCTCTTACCCGCCGCTGCAGGGTTTCGGCATGCCCTCGGGCGAATGTTCCATCGAGCCTTGGGTGTTCATGAATTGGCGCCGTGCGGCCTACTACCTGTTCACCGCTGAGGTGATCGACGCCAAGAAGGCGCTGGAGGTCGGCCTGGTCAACGAGGTGGTCAAGCGCGAGGACCTGGACGCCCGGGTGGACGCGATCGCCCGCCACATCGCCCAGGCGCCGTTGACGACGTTGATGCTCACCAAGGCCAATCTGAAGCGGGCCTGGGAGCTGATGGGCATGCGGGTGCACTGGCAGAGCTCCAACGATCTCGTCGCACTCGCCTCGATCAGCAAGGACGTGCAACAGCTGATCCAGACCGTGTTCAAGGACAAGGTGCTACCGTCCGAGCACGCGCGGCGTCAGGCCGCGGCCGCCGCCCAAACCGACGGCGCCGCGGCTACGTAG
- a CDS encoding alpha-ketoacid dehydrogenase subunit beta has protein sequence MDEKEMTMREALNLALDQALQADDRVFLLGEDIADPGASGPTAGLSTKYGHDRVLDTPISEAAIVGAAIGAAIDGLLPVAEIMIMDFIGIAADQLINNAAKLRFMTAGRTTAPITIRTQVYAGLATGATHSQSLEAWFMHIPGMKVIVPSTPHDGKGLLASAIFDPDPCLFVETIRLQGKKGPVPVDPGFSIPLGQADIKRPGTDVSLIGYGRSVHEALAAADTLAAQGVSAEVVDLRTLLPLDVETIVESVRRTRRAVIVHDAVQFAGPGAEIAAILQSELFGELAAPVERVGARFVPNPAAAALEAQVYPSAAGILEAALRTCKRANAHG, from the coding sequence ATGGACGAAAAAGAGATGACGATGCGCGAGGCGCTGAACCTCGCGCTGGATCAGGCACTGCAGGCCGACGACCGAGTGTTTCTGCTGGGTGAGGATATCGCCGATCCCGGTGCATCCGGGCCGACGGCAGGATTGTCGACGAAGTACGGTCACGACCGGGTTCTGGACACTCCGATCTCGGAGGCCGCGATCGTCGGTGCGGCGATCGGCGCCGCGATCGACGGACTGTTGCCGGTGGCCGAGATCATGATCATGGACTTCATCGGCATCGCCGCCGACCAGCTGATCAACAACGCCGCCAAGCTGCGGTTCATGACCGCCGGCCGGACGACGGCGCCGATCACCATTCGAACCCAGGTGTACGCGGGGCTGGCCACCGGTGCCACGCATTCGCAGAGCCTGGAGGCGTGGTTCATGCACATTCCGGGGATGAAGGTGATCGTGCCGTCCACCCCGCACGACGGCAAAGGCCTGCTGGCCTCGGCGATCTTCGACCCCGACCCGTGCCTGTTCGTCGAGACGATCCGGCTGCAAGGCAAGAAGGGGCCGGTACCCGTCGATCCCGGGTTCTCAATTCCGCTCGGCCAGGCCGACATCAAGCGGCCGGGCACCGACGTGAGTCTGATCGGCTACGGACGCAGCGTGCACGAGGCGCTCGCGGCGGCCGACACCCTGGCCGCCCAGGGTGTCAGCGCCGAGGTCGTCGATCTGCGCACCCTTTTACCGCTCGACGTCGAGACCATCGTCGAGTCCGTACGGCGTACCCGCAGGGCTGTAATCGTCCACGACGCAGTCCAATTCGCCGGCCCCGGGGCAGAGATCGCCGCAATCCTGCAATCGGAATTGTTCGGCGAACTCGCCGCACCCGTCGAGCGGGTTGGCGCCCGGTTCGTTCCCAACCCGGCCGCCGCCGCGCTCGAGGCGCAGGTGTACCCGTCCGCGGCCGGCATCCTCGAAGCGGCGCTGCGCACCTGTAAGAGGGCGAACGCGCATGGCTGA
- a CDS encoding aromatic ring-hydroxylating oxygenase subunit alpha, whose protein sequence is MAVETGSRRGQANWTALPVPWAVAAADRIPKQRYYDPDFYALEAEMLWPRVWQMACRLEEIPKPGDYVEYEILDESIIVVRVDTETVRAYHNACRHRGVKLVEGNGNRRTFVCPFHGWCWGIDGRNTFVLRPEAFAEDNMRPDDLELVSVRCELWGGCAWINLDDGAPALRECMEPFASIYDAWHVETLRTEWWQSCRLPVNWKLATAAFMEGYHVPQTHPQLLPSSMPTTTAKPGLAQTNLYFMRTLGEGMAGMTHENDVRIAEGLQNIELPADPAEAMATWRRTLNDAIVGWHRARGCDIPDLNDLARRGITEAINFAFPHYFLLPQYSSASSYRIRPLGPEETLFEIWSLTRIPPDQITGKPIPPEPMAPDDPRWPPIPAQDFSNLPRQQKGLHSKGFEYMRLSDQIEGLISNFERVIDGFLAGLPYDALVPAIQKTNTTIDVPIADLGFGS, encoded by the coding sequence ATGGCTGTAGAAACAGGTTCGAGACGTGGTCAGGCGAACTGGACGGCGTTACCGGTGCCGTGGGCAGTGGCGGCCGCCGATCGAATTCCCAAGCAGCGCTACTACGACCCCGACTTCTACGCGCTGGAGGCCGAGATGTTGTGGCCCCGGGTGTGGCAGATGGCCTGCCGGCTCGAGGAGATACCCAAGCCCGGCGACTACGTCGAGTATGAGATTCTCGACGAGTCGATCATCGTGGTGCGGGTCGACACCGAGACGGTGCGGGCCTATCACAACGCGTGTCGCCACCGCGGGGTAAAGCTGGTGGAAGGCAACGGAAATCGACGCACCTTCGTATGCCCGTTCCACGGCTGGTGCTGGGGCATCGACGGACGCAACACCTTCGTGCTGCGGCCCGAGGCGTTCGCCGAGGACAACATGCGTCCGGATGACCTCGAACTCGTCTCGGTCCGCTGTGAGCTCTGGGGCGGCTGCGCGTGGATCAACCTCGACGACGGCGCGCCGGCGTTGCGGGAGTGCATGGAACCGTTCGCGTCGATCTATGACGCCTGGCACGTGGAAACCCTGCGCACCGAATGGTGGCAGTCGTGCCGGCTTCCGGTGAACTGGAAGCTGGCGACGGCGGCATTCATGGAGGGCTACCACGTTCCGCAGACGCACCCCCAGCTGCTGCCGTCGAGCATGCCCACCACAACCGCGAAGCCTGGCCTGGCGCAGACCAACCTGTATTTCATGCGCACGCTCGGCGAAGGCATGGCGGGTATGACGCATGAGAACGACGTCCGTATCGCCGAGGGCTTGCAGAACATCGAGCTGCCGGCCGATCCGGCCGAGGCCATGGCTACCTGGCGCAGGACGCTCAACGACGCGATCGTCGGCTGGCATCGTGCCCGGGGCTGCGATATTCCCGACTTGAATGACCTTGCGCGGCGCGGCATCACCGAGGCGATCAATTTCGCCTTCCCCCATTACTTTTTGCTGCCGCAGTACAGCAGCGCTTCGTCGTACCGGATCCGGCCGTTGGGGCCCGAGGAGACCCTGTTCGAGATCTGGTCGCTGACGCGGATCCCGCCGGATCAGATCACCGGCAAGCCCATTCCACCGGAACCGATGGCACCCGACGATCCGCGCTGGCCGCCGATTCCGGCCCAGGACTTCTCCAATTTGCCGCGGCAGCAAAAAGGACTGCACTCCAAGGGATTTGAATACATGCGACTCTCCGACCAGATCGAAGGACTGATCTCGAACTTCGAGCGGGTCATCGACGGGTTCCTCGCCGGCCTGCCCTACGACGCGCTGGTTCCCGCGATTCAGAAGACCAATACCACGATCGACGTGCCCATCGCGGATCTCGGGTTCGGCTCATGA